In Odocoileus virginianus isolate 20LAN1187 ecotype Illinois chromosome 5, Ovbor_1.2, whole genome shotgun sequence, a single window of DNA contains:
- the LOC139035222 gene encoding uncharacterized protein: MELTSEETKKKESSKPVFQDASCPNLIDLETEARPPPYVPPLEPPGGGEGSGRAARGDHEGGPALGTRGRTRGDRSMQDPGDPELPSSTVQALPVRVGPANPSGERTYQYWPFSTSDLYNWKTQNPPFSEKPQGLIDLLDSILFTHNPTWDDCQQLLQVLFTTEERERILAEARKRVPGVDGRPTAQPHLVDEGFPLLRPNWDFEQAEGRERLRVYRQTLMAGLRAAARKPTNLAKVNLVRQEPTESPAAFLERLMEAFRQYTPINPQADESRAAVILAFVNQAAPDIRRKLQKIEGLGEQTIQDLLKAAEKVFNNRETAEEREERIRREERELAERIRKEDREYRTRENQKNQKELAKILFAGMRTGSGTRERRDRQAGKKEKLERQTLKKDQCAYCKELGHWKNECSKRDSRKGMAQREKVSPENRALYMGEDSD; this comes from the coding sequence atggaactcacttcggaagaaactaagaagaaagagagctcAAAACCGGTCTTTCAGGATGCCTCTTGCCCAAACCTAATAGACttggaaacagaagcaagacccCCCCCTTACGTACCCCCCTTAGAACCcccgggtggaggggagggatcaGGAAGGGCGGCAAGGGGCGACCACGAGGGAGGACCAGCACTGGGGACCCGGGGAAGGACTAGGGGAGATAGGAGTatgcaagaccctggggacccagagttaccgtCATCCACTGTTCAGGCACTCCCCGTCCGGGTGGGACCAGCGAACCCGAGCGGAGAACGgacctatcagtactggcccttctCCACGAGTGACCTATACAATTGGAAAACACAGAACCCCCCTTTTTCGGAGAAGCCCCAAGGCCTTATTGACCTCTTAGACTCTATTCTGTTTACTCATaaccccacctgggatgattgccaacagttgttacaggtactcttcaccacggaggaacgggagcgaatcctggcagaggcACGAAAACGAGTCCCCGGGGTCGAcgggagacctactgctcagcctcatctcgtggacgaggggtttcccttgctgcgacctaactgggattttgagcaggcggaaggtagggagcgtctccgagtgtaccgccagactctgatggctggcctgagggctgcagcaaggaagccaaccaatttggcaaaggtaaatctggtgaggcaagagcccactgaaagTCCGGCAGCCTTCTTAGAGAGGCTAATGGAAGCTTTTAGACAATACACACCCATAAACCCCCAGGCTGACGAATCGCGCGCCGCCGTGATACTAGCATTTGTAAACCAGGCAGCTCCAGACATCAGAAGGAAATTGCAGAAAATAGAGGGGCTAGGAGAGCAGACAATACAGGACTTACTGAAAGCAGCTGAGAAAGTGTTCAATAACAGAGAGactgcagaggaaagggaagaacggATTAGACGGGAGGAGAGAGAACTAGCAGAAAGGATCAGGAAAGAAGATAGGGAGTATAGAACGAGGGAGAACCAGAAGAACCAGAAGGAGCTAGCCaagattctttttgcggggatgAGAACTGGATCAGGAACGAGGGAGCGTCGGGACCGACAagcgggaaagaaagagaagctagaaagacagaccttaaagaaagatcaatgtgcttactgcaaggaactggggcactggaaaaacgagtgcTCTAAGAGAGACTCAAGGAAAGGAATGGCCCAGAGGGAGAAAGTCTCCCCCGAAAATCGGGCCTTATACATgggagaagacagtgactag
- the LOC139035221 gene encoding uncharacterized protein gives MGLAKQRHPIVIELKSEAVPVRVKQYPMSQEARRGITPHIRRLMDAGILRRCQSPWNTPLLPVKKPGGTDYRPVQDLREVNKRVSDIHPTVPNPYTLLSSLLPEYTWYTVLDLKDAFFSLPLAAQSQEIFAFEWTEGEGQPVVQLTWTRLPQGFKNSPTLFNEALSEDLYEYRTRHPEVILLQYVDDLMLAGTTEEACSRATGDLLQTLGTLGYRASAKKAQIARQEVTYLGYKIRQGQRWLTRAMKETILQIPEPKTPRQVREFLGTVGYCRLWIMGFAEKARPLYEGSRETPNWTWTEPMKQAFQTLRRALLEAPALALPNPDKPFQLFIDEKQGIGKGVLTQQWGPWKRPVAYLSKRLDPVAAGWPPCLRIIAATALLVRDADKLTYGQQLSVFTPHAIEGVLKQPPGKWISNARLTHYQALLLDAPRVRFQTPCFLNPATLLPNPEKGRPLHECNEILAEALAARKDLTDVPLSNSELVWFTDGSSYVKDGQRKSGAAIVDESGQTIWAETLPPNTSAQKAELLALIQALERAKGKRVTIFTDSRYAFSTVHIQGPIYQERGFRTAEGKEVKNLPEIRRLLEAVQLPRAVAIVHVPGHQKGEDPKARGNRAADAAARRAASQDYAAPILTVELPPPGMGALPPIPEYSHPDLDWITKDTTLQKDEKDGWYRDQDSNLILPATLGRHLCEHLHATTHLGEKKTLTLLQTARLRFPRQKATVREIIQACKACQLMRTERKQHSGVRLTGLDPGFTATTCGKPRQRNEIRHRQNGRRMFIRRIL, from the coding sequence atgggactggccaaacagagacatccgATCGTCATCGAGCTCAAGTCAGAGGCAGTTCCTGTGAGGGTGAAacagtaccctatgagccaggaggctcggcgggggatcactccccacattcgacggctcatggatgccggaattctcaggcggtgccaatccccttggaacacccccttactgccggtgaagaagccaggggggacagattacagacctgtccaggacctgcgagaagtcaacaagcgggtgagtgacatccaccccactgtccctaacccatataccctcctgagcagtctgctgcctgagtacacttggtacactgtgctggacttgaaagatgcctttttcagcctacccctggcggcccagagccaggagatatttgcctttgagtggaccgaGGGGGAGGGCCAACCGGTAGTACAGTTAACTTGGACTcgcctcccacaggggttcaagaactcccctaccttgtttaatgaggctctgagtgaggacctctatgaatatcggactcgccacccagaggtcattctgctacaatatgtagatgaccttatgttggctggaaccacggaggaggcatgcagccgtgCCACCGGGGACCTCTTACAAACCCTAGGCACCTTGGGGTATCGCGCCAGCgcaaagaaggcacaaatagcccggcaagaggtcacctatttggggtataagatcaggcaggggcaaCGATGGCTAACCCgggccatgaaggaaacaatactacagataccagagcccaagaccccccgccaggtgagggagtttctggggactgttggatattgtagactgtggatcatggggtttgcAGAGAAGGCTCGGCCTTTATATGAAGGGAGCAGAGAGACTCCAAACTGGACCTGGACTGAGCCcatgaaacaggctttccaaaCACTCAGACGAgccctactagaagccccagctcttgccctgcctaacccagACAAGCCATTCCAactgtttatagatgagaagcaaggaataggaaagggggtcttgacgcaGCAATGGGGACCATGGAAACGGCCAGTAGCATACCTGTCGAAGCGATTAGATCCAgtggccgctgggtggcccccttgccttcgcatcattgcagccactgccctcctcgtccgcGACGCCGACAAGTTGACGTATGGGCAGCAACTCTCGGTCTTCACCCCCCACGCCATCGAAGGGGTTTTGAAGCAGCCgccgggtaagtggatctccaacgcccgcttgacacattaccaggcccTGCTGCTCGATGCCCCACGGGTGCGCTTTCAGACCCcctgcttcctgaatccagccacgctcctacctaacccagagaaaggCCGCCCTCTCCATGAGTGTAatgagatactggctgaggccctggcggcacgaaaagacttaactgatgtgcCACTAAGCAACAGTGAGCTGGTATGGTTCACCGATGGGAGCAGTTATGTCAAAGACGGGCAAAGAAAATCGGGGGCCGCCATAGTTGATGAGTCTGGGCAGACGATATGGGCTGAAACACTCCCCCCAAATACTTCGGCACAGAAAGCCGAATTGCTTGCCCTAATACAAGCTCTAGAGCGAGCGAAAGGGAAAAGAGTCACCATTTTCACGGACAGTCGATACGCTTTCAGCACTGTCCACATCCAGGGCCCCATATATcaagaaaggggatttcggacagctgagggaaaagaagtcaagaatttgcctgagaTTCGCAGGCTCCTAGAAGCTGTCCAATTGCCCCGAGCAGTAGCTATAGTGCATGTTCCCGGGCACCAAAAAGGGGAAGACCCAAAGGCAAGAGGTAATCGGGCGGCTGATGCGGCCGCTCGGAGGGCAGCCAGCCAAGACTACGCCGCCCCCATATTGACTGTGGAACTTCCCCCTCCCGGTATGGGGGCCTTGCCACCAATTCCCGAGTACTCCCACCCTGATCTCGACTGGATCACTAAGGacaccaccctccagaaggatgagaaagatggaTGGTATCGGGACCAAGACagcaacctgatattgcctgccaccctgggtcgtCATTTGTGTGAACACCTACACGCAACCAcacatttgggagagaaaaagactttgacaCTTCTCCAGACGGCCCGCCTGAGGTTCCCCCGACAAAAggcaactgtacgagagataattcAAGCCTGTAAAGCGTGCCAGTTAATGAGAACAGAGAGGAAGCAGCACTCAGGAGTGAG